The Nostoc sp. 'Lobaria pulmonaria (5183) cyanobiont' genome window below encodes:
- a CDS encoding HEAT repeat domain-containing protein: MHDWQYFFNHDRSNLNQGTYRIFEPEWKAEILHWFSQKDVDKQQKEDFIQALIDFVDGCGDFYRYRAYFLAAEALSQFPESSLGDAIVEQLLKWSYAYFRQDKRDWQILPKPLVKTARKTLELTDRKRVIAAFVHLVHTTESRSILRVAAEELGTLDPGNKSAIAALLLLIQQNNSHLRTAIYSLGKIGYGNETVITTLIQFIKITPGNVIHSLGKIGYGNETAIAALIQFIKMKPDDIANEWLTLEDIYEGAIIALGEIASGNQIAIATLIDFIKRYKDDVICSHASKALWDIDPGNPIALNTLVQILETTENTYLLDMSVRYLMVIDPGNKAAITILTERIKTTENEFFLCKAALCLGKFDSGNRVAITTLSKILETAEEEWVYFYAADILARTNDYQQQIIKAMWKMVNLKDESTSLSALLTLLEIDCNNQQVIDTLIRLLNTTKNESIFTSAAYSLQQFNPSIKLETEKLNELIAIFIRFIQTHHDLEVEEDENEDLFPLQWLWYESSLLDIADSLKKILQREHLPQVVITLKDYLSKQFYSNNSYRYEAVFNIIWHCAENLTYPDFYKAIN; this comes from the coding sequence ATGCATGATTGGCAGTATTTCTTTAACCACGATCGCAGCAATCTAAATCAAGGCACTTACCGCATCTTTGAGCCGGAGTGGAAAGCAGAGATTCTCCACTGGTTCAGCCAAAAGGATGTGGATAAGCAGCAAAAAGAAGATTTTATCCAAGCTTTAATAGATTTTGTTGACGGCTGCGGCGATTTTTATCGGTATCGCGCCTACTTTTTGGCGGCTGAGGCTTTATCTCAGTTCCCAGAATCTAGTTTGGGGGATGCAATTGTAGAACAACTGCTCAAATGGAGTTATGCCTATTTTCGGCAGGATAAGCGAGATTGGCAGATATTACCAAAACCTTTGGTGAAGACAGCTAGAAAAACCCTGGAATTAACCGACAGAAAACGGGTAATTGCTGCTTTTGTCCATCTGGTTCATACTACAGAAAGTCGTTCAATTCTTAGAGTTGCAGCTGAAGAGTTAGGAACACTCGATCCAGGTAATAAAAGTGCGATCGCAGCTTTATTACTGCTAATTCAGCAAAATAACTCTCATCTTCGGACTGCAATTTATAGCTTAGGAAAAATTGGCTATGGCAATGAAACTGTAATTACTACTTTAATCCAATTCATTAAAATAACGCCTGGGAATGTAATTCATAGCTTAGGGAAAATTGGCTACGGTAACGAAACTGCGATCGCTGCTTTAATCCAATTTATCAAAATGAAGCCTGATGATATCGCAAATGAGTGGTTGACTTTAGAAGACATATATGAAGGTGCGATTATAGCTTTAGGAGAAATAGCTTCTGGTAATCAAATTGCGATCGCTACCCTGATTGATTTCATCAAAAGATACAAAGATGATGTGATTTGTTCACATGCGTCCAAGGCTTTGTGGGATATTGATCCAGGTAATCCAATAGCATTAAATACTTTAGTTCAGATTCTCGAAACTACCGAGAATACATATTTGCTCGATATGTCTGTCAGATATCTGATGGTAATTGATCCAGGAAACAAAGCTGCAATTACTATTTTAACTGAGAGAATTAAAACCACTGAGAATGAATTTTTCCTTTGTAAGGCTGCTTTATGTCTAGGAAAATTCGATTCAGGTAATAGAGTAGCAATTACCACTTTATCCAAAATACTTGAAACTGCTGAGGAGGAATGGGTGTATTTTTATGCGGCCGACATACTAGCGCGAACTAATGACTACCAGCAGCAAATAATTAAAGCCATGTGGAAAATGGTTAACTTAAAAGATGAGTCTACATCTCTAAGTGCGCTCTTGACGTTGCTGGAAATAGACTGCAATAATCAACAGGTGATTGATACTCTAATTCGCTTATTGAATACCACAAAAAATGAATCAATTTTTACAAGTGCTGCTTATAGCTTACAACAATTTAATCCAAGTATAAAATTAGAAACAGAGAAGCTAAATGAACTGATCGCTATCTTTATCAGATTCATTCAAACCCATCATGATCTTGAAGTTGAAGAAGATGAAAATGAAGATTTATTTCCTTTACAATGGCTATGGTATGAATCCTCTCTCTTAGATATAGCTGATAGTTTGAAAAAAATCCTCCAAAGAGAACATTTACCACAAGTAGTCATAACTCTAAAAGACTATCTAAGCAAACAATTTTACAGTAACAATTCATATCGCTACGAAGCCGTATTTAACATCATCTGGCATTGTGCCGAAAATCTAACTTACCCAGATTTCTACAAAGCAATCAATTAA